Proteins from a genomic interval of Musa acuminata AAA Group cultivar baxijiao chromosome BXJ1-9, Cavendish_Baxijiao_AAA, whole genome shotgun sequence:
- the LOC103973181 gene encoding MLO-like protein 6: MAGGGGDGSSSRSLVETPTWAVAAVYLVLVILSIIIEQIIHRIGKWLRKHHKSALYEALEKIKSELMLLGFISLLLTVSQNLISEICVSESVGNSWHPCKASEEAVIAGDDEHRSEDSNENNNGRRLLQSADSTDRFRRILVGGSTDKCSAKGKVPFISTEGINQLHIFIFALAVSHILYCVVTMALGRLKMRRWKSWELETETAEYQFSHDPDRFRFARDTSFGRRHLNFWSKSHVLVWIVCFIRQFVSSVSKVDYLTLRHGFIIAHLAPQSSSKFNFQKYIKQSLEEDFKVVVGISPTIWFIAVCFLLFNTHGWRSSLWLPFIPLIIVLMVGTKLQVIITKMAIQIMERGDVVKGVPVVRPGDKLFWFNRPGLLLFLIHFVLFQNAFQLAFFAWSWYEFGYPSCFHKSIEDIVILISMGVLIQVLCSYVTLPLYALVTQMGSNLKPTIFNERVATFLRKWHHTARKRLKENRRSASVTPSLSTSRPATPTHRLSPLHVLQYHHNEAESLQNSPKKFTMDDDQYDPEELTPPPHHSFDESFSHYRKAATSKGLMKEEQEMKEYGGSSELQMTHETDGHVSSVISVDFSFDKRQR; encoded by the exons ATGGCCGGCGGTGGTGGTGATGGCAGTAGTAGTCGATCGTTGGTGGAGACTCCGACGTGGGCAGTCGCCGCAGTTTACTTGGTTCTTGTCATCCTCTCGATCATCATCGAGCAAATCATCCACCGTATTGGCAAG TGGTTAAGAAAGCATCACAAAAGCGCACTATATGAAGCACTAGAAAAGATCAAATCTG AATTGATGCTGCTGGGCTTCATATCCTTGCTTCTTACTGTGAGCCAAAACCTCATATCAGAGATATGTGTGTCCGAGAGTGTTGGCAATTCATGGCACCCATGTAAGGCCTCGGAAGAGGCTGTCATCGCAGGCGATGACGAGCACCGGTCCGAGGATTCAAACGAAAACAACAACGGACGAAGGCTTCTGCAAAGTGCTGACTCCACGGACAGATTCCGACGCATTTTAGTTGGAGGGTCAACAGACAAATGTTCAGCCAAG GGAAAAGTTCCTTTCATTTCCACCGAAGGCATCAATCAGCTTCACATTTTCATTTTTGCCTTGGCCGTCTCCCACATCCTTTACTGCGTGGTCACCATGGCTCTGGGTAGACTGAAG ATGAGAAGGTGGAAATCATGGGAATTAGAGACTGAAACAGCCGAATACCAATTCTCTCATG ATCCTGACAGGTTTAGATTTGCAAGGGATACATCATTTGGCCGTCGGCACTTGAATTTCTGGAGCAAGTCGCATGTTCTCGTCTGGATT GTCTGCTTTATCAGACAATTTGTGAGCTCAGTTTCTAAAGTTGATTATTTGACGCTACGACATGGGTTCATCATA GCACACTTGGCGCCGCAAAGTTCAAGCAAGTTTAACTTTCAGAAGTATATAAAGCAGTCGCTTGAAGAGGATTTTAAAGTTGTAGTTGGGATAAG CCCCACAATATGGTTCATTGCAGTATGCTTCCTGCTATTTAATACACATG GTTGGCGTTCCTCTTTATGGCTGCCATTTATCCCTTTGATT ATAGTTCTCATGGTTGGAACAAAACTTCAAGTCATAATTACAAAGATGGCTATACAAATTATGGAACGTGGGGATGTTGTTAAGGGTGTCCCAGTTGTTCGTCCTGGAGACAAACTCTTCTGGTTCAACCGCCCAGGCCTTCTACTCTTTCTAATTCATTTTGTCCTATTTCAg AATGCATTTCAGCTCGCCTTCTTTGCTtggagttgg TACGAGTTTGGCTACCCTTCATGCTTCCACAAAAGCATAGAAGACATAGTTATTCTAATCTCCATGGG TGTTCTCATACAGGTCCTATGTAGCTATGTTACACTACCTCTCTATGCACTAGTAACACAG ATGGGGTCTAATCTGAAGCCTACCATCTTTAATGAGAGAGTAGCAACTTTTCTAAGAAAGTGGCATCACACTGCAAGGAAGCGCTTGAAAGAGAACAGGAGGTCTGCAAGTGTGACGCCTTCTTTGTCTACAAGCAGGCCAGCTACTCCAACCCATCGCTTATCGCCACTTCACGTCTTACAGTATCATCATAATGAGGCAGAGAGTCTGCAAAACTCTCCCAAGAAATTCACCATGGACGATGACCAATATGATCCCGAGGAGTTGACCCCACCACCCCATCATTCATTTGACGAATCATTTTCCCACTACAGAAAGGCCGCAACATCAAAAGGATTAATGAAAGAAGAACAAGAGATGAAAGAATATGGAGGTTCATCAGAGCTGCAAATGACACATGAGACTGATGGTCATGTAAGCAGTGTGATCTCCGTTGATTTTTCATTTGACaaaagacaaagatga